A region from the Agrococcus sp. SL85 genome encodes:
- a CDS encoding DMT family transporter yields the protein MARASRAPRQGAAWAILVVSAVLEAVWATALGESAGFTRPIPTVVFAIGIVLSMIGLERAARAIPIGTAYAVWVGLGAALTVGWAIAAGAQAFSWWTILFVAVIVAAVIGLKLTAPKPAAEQPAAGPPSA from the coding sequence ATGGCGCGCGCGAGCCGGGCGCCCCGGCAGGGCGCCGCATGGGCGATCCTCGTCGTCTCCGCCGTGCTCGAGGCCGTGTGGGCGACGGCGCTGGGGGAGTCTGCGGGGTTCACGCGGCCGATCCCGACGGTCGTCTTCGCGATCGGCATCGTGCTCTCGATGATCGGCCTGGAGCGCGCGGCCCGCGCGATCCCGATCGGCACCGCCTACGCGGTGTGGGTGGGCCTCGGCGCGGCCCTCACGGTGGGCTGGGCGATCGCGGCGGGCGCGCAGGCGTTCTCGTGGTGGACGATCCTGTTCGTCGCCGTCATCGTCGCGGCCGTCATCGGCCTGAAGCTCACGGCGCCGAAGCCCGCCGCCGAGCAGCCCGCTGCAGGCCCGCCCTCCGCCTGA
- the prmC gene encoding peptide chain release factor N(5)-glutamine methyltransferase, which translates to MPARSVADAVRSVRAVLAEAGVDGPDAELLAAWASGRSLSELRLDMAVGRPLEAEAEARLQEAVARRALRVPLQRITGVAPFRHVELAVGPGVFTPRPETEVLVDVVLEHLRRAGREPLVLDVGTGSGAVAISVAREAPSARVVAVESSPAAYVWARANVAELAPDVLVLHADARDAAALASVGVLPGSLSVLVSNPPYVPHAAIPADPEVRGHDPQAALYSGADGLDLIRSLAPLAADLLAPGGLVAFEHAEHQGSAIRDLLAAAGFRSARTRRDLSGRDRVTSALR; encoded by the coding sequence ATGCCTGCTCGATCCGTCGCCGACGCCGTCCGCTCCGTGCGGGCCGTGCTCGCCGAGGCGGGCGTCGACGGCCCCGACGCCGAGCTGCTCGCGGCGTGGGCCTCTGGCCGCTCGCTCTCGGAGCTGCGCCTCGACATGGCGGTCGGCCGGCCGCTCGAGGCGGAGGCGGAGGCGCGCCTCCAGGAGGCGGTCGCGCGCCGCGCCCTGCGCGTGCCGCTGCAGCGCATCACGGGCGTCGCACCATTCCGGCACGTCGAGCTCGCGGTCGGCCCCGGCGTCTTCACGCCGCGGCCCGAGACCGAGGTGCTCGTCGACGTCGTGCTCGAGCACCTGCGCCGTGCCGGCCGCGAGCCGCTCGTGCTCGACGTCGGCACCGGCTCCGGCGCGGTCGCGATCTCGGTCGCGCGCGAGGCGCCGTCGGCCCGCGTCGTCGCGGTCGAGTCGAGCCCGGCCGCGTACGTGTGGGCGCGCGCCAACGTCGCCGAGCTCGCCCCCGACGTGCTCGTGCTCCACGCCGACGCGCGCGACGCCGCGGCGCTCGCCTCGGTGGGCGTGCTGCCCGGCTCGCTCTCCGTGCTCGTGTCGAACCCGCCCTACGTGCCGCACGCGGCGATCCCTGCCGACCCCGAGGTGCGCGGCCACGACCCGCAGGCGGCGCTCTACTCCGGCGCCGACGGCCTCGACCTCATCCGCTCGCTCGCACCCCTCGCCGCCGACCTCCTCGCGCCCGGGGGCCTCGTCGCGTTCGAGCACGCCGAGCACCAGGGGAGCGCGATCCGCGACCTCCTCGCGGCCGCGGGCTTCCGCAGCGCGCGCACGCGCCGCGACCTCTCGGGGCGCGACCGCGTCACCTCGGCGCTGCGCTGA
- the atpB gene encoding F0F1 ATP synthase subunit A, whose amino-acid sequence MSLLASAGTEPEPFHPPSIAEFFPEVFLFQEPTIAWLGDEDPIFGINRIMLVRFIAAAALILIFVLGTRRMSIVPTRRQSLIELPLGFVRDGIAIDLLGEKDGKRFLPIITTIFFMVLAMNITGIIPFLNIAGTSVIGVPLVLALVSYVAFMYAGIKKHPGAFFKNALFPPGVPWFLYIIVTPIEFLSTFVLRPITLTLRLMMNLFVGHLLLVLFFAATHFFFFSAGGLFTLFGVGTLAFGFAFTAFEILVAVLQAYVFAILTTVYIQLALAEEH is encoded by the coding sequence CTGTCGTTGCTGGCCTCTGCAGGTACCGAGCCGGAGCCCTTCCACCCGCCGTCGATCGCGGAGTTCTTCCCCGAGGTCTTCCTGTTCCAGGAGCCGACGATCGCCTGGCTCGGTGACGAGGACCCGATCTTCGGCATCAACCGCATCATGCTCGTCCGCTTCATCGCGGCCGCCGCGCTCATCCTGATCTTCGTGCTCGGCACCCGCCGCATGTCGATCGTGCCGACGCGCCGCCAGAGCCTCATCGAGCTGCCGCTCGGCTTCGTGCGCGACGGCATCGCGATCGATCTGCTCGGCGAGAAGGACGGCAAGCGGTTCCTGCCGATCATCACCACGATCTTCTTCATGGTCCTGGCGATGAACATCACGGGCATCATCCCGTTCCTCAACATCGCCGGCACCTCGGTGATCGGCGTCCCGCTCGTGCTCGCGCTCGTGAGCTACGTGGCCTTCATGTACGCGGGCATCAAGAAGCACCCGGGCGCCTTCTTCAAGAACGCGCTCTTCCCGCCCGGCGTGCCGTGGTTCCTCTACATCATCGTCACGCCGATCGAGTTCCTCTCGACCTTCGTGCTGCGCCCCATCACGCTGACGCTGCGACTGATGATGAACCTCTTCGTCGGCCACCTGCTGCTCGTGCTGTTCTTCGCGGCCACGCACTTCTTCTTCTTCAGCGCCGGCGGCCTCTTCACGCTGTTCGGCGTGGGCACGCTCGCGTTCGGCTTCGCCTTCACGGCCTTCGAGATCCTCGTCGCCGTGCTGCAGGCCTACGTCTTCGCCATCCTGACCACCGTCTACATCCAGCTCGCGCTGGCTGAAGAGCACTGA
- a CDS encoding AAA family ATPase: MAQVTLLCGPAGAGKTTLARGLEAAGAVVLSFDREAWARGVRDGRPSRALVEAIDADLHARLRQAVAAGERVVVDASMAARWVRDAWRSRCEALGASHELVVVSAPLAVLRERVRARAPGPESVVLGDAALAAYVDGFEWPGADEPHTLRTTA, encoded by the coding sequence ATGGCGCAGGTGACGCTGCTGTGCGGCCCGGCGGGCGCGGGCAAGACGACGCTCGCGCGCGGGCTCGAGGCCGCGGGGGCCGTGGTGCTCTCGTTCGACCGCGAAGCGTGGGCGCGCGGCGTCCGCGACGGGCGGCCCTCCCGCGCGCTCGTCGAGGCGATCGACGCCGACCTGCACGCGCGCCTGCGGCAGGCGGTCGCGGCGGGGGAGCGCGTGGTGGTCGACGCCTCGATGGCGGCGCGCTGGGTGCGCGATGCGTGGCGCTCGCGCTGCGAGGCGCTCGGCGCGAGCCACGAGCTCGTCGTGGTGTCGGCACCGCTCGCGGTGCTCCGCGAGCGCGTGCGCGCCCGCGCGCCCGGTCCCGAATCGGTCGTGCTCGGCGACGCGGCCCTCGCCGCCTACGTGGACGGCTTCGAGTGGCCGGGCGCCGACGAGCCCCACACCCTCCGCACCACCGCGTGA
- the cysK gene encoding cysteine synthase A — MARIFDDITGTIGGTPLVRLQRLDDTHATVLVKLESFNPAGSVKDRIGKALIDAAEASGELRPGGTIVEGTSGNTGIALAFVGAARGYRVVLTMPETMSVERRAILKAYGAELVLTPGPDGMRGAVERAQQIVDETPGAILARQFENEANPAVHRATTAEEIWADTDGQVDVFISGIGTGGTITGAGNRLKELNPDIRIVAVEPADSPLLTKGTAGPHKIQGLGANFVPALLDTEVYDEVIDVELEDAVRVGRRLAAEEGIFAGISSGAIVHAALELAKRPECAGKTIVAIVCDTGERYLSMPIYAELA; from the coding sequence ATGGCCCGCATCTTCGACGACATCACCGGCACGATCGGCGGCACGCCGCTCGTGCGGCTGCAGCGGCTCGACGACACGCACGCGACCGTGCTCGTGAAGCTCGAGTCGTTCAACCCCGCAGGCTCCGTGAAGGACCGCATCGGCAAGGCGCTCATCGACGCCGCCGAGGCCTCCGGCGAGCTGCGGCCCGGCGGCACGATCGTCGAGGGCACGAGCGGCAACACGGGCATCGCGCTCGCCTTCGTCGGCGCTGCCCGCGGCTACCGCGTCGTGCTCACGATGCCCGAGACGATGTCGGTCGAGCGCCGCGCGATCCTCAAGGCCTACGGCGCCGAGCTCGTGCTGACGCCCGGCCCCGACGGCATGCGCGGCGCCGTCGAGCGCGCGCAGCAGATCGTCGACGAGACGCCGGGCGCGATCCTCGCGCGGCAGTTCGAGAACGAGGCGAACCCGGCCGTGCACCGCGCGACCACCGCCGAGGAGATCTGGGCCGACACCGACGGCCAGGTCGACGTCTTCATCTCCGGCATCGGCACGGGCGGCACCATCACGGGCGCCGGCAACCGGCTCAAGGAGCTGAACCCCGACATCCGCATCGTGGCCGTCGAGCCGGCCGACTCGCCGCTGCTCACGAAGGGCACCGCGGGCCCGCACAAGATCCAGGGCCTCGGCGCGAACTTCGTGCCCGCGCTCCTCGACACCGAGGTGTACGACGAGGTGATCGACGTCGAGCTCGAGGACGCCGTCCGCGTCGGCCGCCGCCTCGCCGCCGAGGAGGGCATCTTCGCCGGCATCTCCTCGGGCGCGATCGTGCACGCGGCGCTCGAGCTCGCGAAGCGGCCCGAGTGCGCGGGGAAGACGATCGTCGCGATCGTGTGCGACACGGGCGAGCGCTACCTGTCGATGCCGATCTACGCCGAGCTGGCGTAG
- a CDS encoding MraY family glycosyltransferase: MTFLLVAAVAAVVTLVASRIVLGVALKHGIHPPVRERDVHSRPTPRLGGVAMLVGVLAAFGVAALLPDFAGVFADPVRIWALLGAAIAICAVGVLDDLVELDWMLKLGAQMLVAALVALLGVQIVSLPVAGLTVPSSQMSIALTILLIVLVMNAVNFIDGLDGLVAGTTLIGAAAFWAYIWMISQDFAQSNAYFSLASLITAIIIGVCLGFLPVNWHRAKMFMGDGGALMLGLLTAASAIAVTGQIDIGTITGRSQILPAFIPILLPLAILLLPLTDFALAVVRRLANGNSPFAADRKHLHHRLLDMGHSHLGAVLIFYAWTAVVSVGCLLFLIVPWWVAVGIMVAGFVVCAVLTAAPVGRRVWRTFLRVMHERRAARRGVRHSRIAVSSADRPGEGP, from the coding sequence GTGACCTTCCTCCTCGTCGCGGCCGTCGCCGCCGTCGTGACCCTCGTGGCGAGCCGCATCGTGCTCGGCGTCGCGCTGAAGCACGGCATCCACCCGCCGGTCCGCGAGCGCGACGTGCACTCGCGCCCGACGCCCCGCCTCGGGGGCGTCGCGATGCTCGTGGGCGTGCTCGCGGCGTTCGGCGTCGCGGCGCTGCTGCCCGACTTCGCGGGCGTCTTCGCCGATCCCGTGCGAATCTGGGCGCTGCTCGGCGCCGCGATCGCGATCTGCGCCGTCGGCGTGCTCGACGACCTCGTCGAGCTCGACTGGATGCTGAAGCTCGGCGCGCAGATGCTCGTCGCCGCGCTCGTGGCGCTCCTGGGCGTGCAGATCGTGAGCCTGCCCGTCGCGGGGCTCACCGTGCCCTCGTCGCAGATGTCGATCGCCCTCACGATCCTGCTCATCGTGCTCGTGATGAACGCCGTGAACTTCATCGACGGCCTCGACGGCCTCGTCGCCGGCACGACCCTCATCGGCGCCGCCGCGTTCTGGGCGTACATCTGGATGATCAGCCAGGACTTCGCGCAGTCGAACGCCTACTTCTCGCTCGCGAGCCTCATCACCGCGATCATCATCGGCGTGTGCCTCGGCTTCCTGCCGGTCAACTGGCACCGGGCGAAGATGTTCATGGGCGACGGCGGGGCGCTCATGCTGGGCCTCCTCACGGCCGCGAGCGCGATCGCGGTCACGGGCCAGATCGACATCGGCACCATCACGGGCCGCAGCCAGATCCTCCCCGCCTTCATCCCCATCCTGCTGCCGCTCGCGATCCTGCTGCTGCCGCTCACCGACTTCGCGCTCGCGGTCGTGCGCCGCCTCGCGAACGGCAACAGCCCCTTCGCGGCCGACCGCAAGCACCTGCACCACCGGCTGCTCGACATGGGGCACTCGCACCTCGGGGCCGTGCTCATCTTCTACGCGTGGACCGCCGTGGTGTCGGTGGGCTGCCTGCTCTTCCTCATCGTGCCCTGGTGGGTGGCCGTCGGTATCATGGTGGCCGGATTCGTCGTGTGCGCCGTCCTGACCGCAGCGCCGGTCGGCCGCCGCGTGTGGCGCACCTTCCTGCGGGTCATGCACGAGCGGCGAGCGGCCCGCAGGGGAGTCCGGCACAGCCGCATCGCCGTCAGCAGCGCCGACCGACCGGGAGAGGGTCCATGA
- the atpE gene encoding ATP synthase F0 subunit C: MDNATTILAEINGNIGTVGYGLAAIGPAIGVGIVVGKTIESVARQPELQGRLTVLMFIGIAFTEALAFIGIATYFFMTN, translated from the coding sequence GTGGACAACGCCACGACCATCCTCGCCGAGATCAACGGCAACATCGGCACCGTCGGCTACGGCCTCGCGGCCATCGGCCCCGCCATCGGCGTGGGCATCGTGGTGGGCAAGACGATCGAGTCGGTCGCCCGCCAGCCCGAGCTCCAGGGCCGCCTGACGGTCCTCATGTTCATCGGCATCGCGTTCACGGAGGCACTGGCGTTCATCGGCATCGCCACGTACTTCTTCATGACCAACTGA
- a CDS encoding F0F1 ATP synthase subunit delta, whose translation MGSATSQARAGIDEALQGQPHAGLDDARDLFQASRAIERSQQVLSALVDPVATADARAALAERVLGQVGAPARAVVAHLARQRWSKAEDILAAVDDAAIRIAVRASGDADVAGEIASFERIVASDAELELALGGVLGRADDKAVLVERLLAGRSSAATAAILDHLVRAPRGRRVRQLLSGAATQVAAASGRSLATITTARELPAAQLDRLRVGLERQYGRTLQLQQIVDPKVLGGLRVAIGDDVIDGTVRSKFTDLRLQLG comes from the coding sequence GTGGGCAGCGCGACCAGCCAGGCGCGAGCCGGCATCGACGAGGCGCTCCAGGGCCAGCCCCACGCCGGGCTCGACGACGCGCGCGACCTGTTCCAGGCCTCGCGCGCCATCGAGCGCAGCCAGCAGGTGCTGTCGGCGCTCGTCGACCCGGTCGCCACGGCGGACGCCCGCGCGGCGCTCGCCGAGCGGGTGCTCGGCCAGGTGGGCGCTCCGGCGCGCGCCGTGGTCGCGCACCTGGCGCGCCAGCGCTGGTCGAAGGCCGAGGACATCCTCGCCGCCGTCGACGACGCGGCCATCCGCATCGCGGTGCGCGCCTCCGGCGACGCCGACGTCGCGGGCGAGATCGCCTCGTTCGAGCGGATCGTGGCCTCCGACGCCGAGCTCGAGCTCGCGCTCGGCGGCGTGCTCGGCCGCGCCGACGACAAGGCGGTGCTCGTCGAGCGCCTCCTCGCCGGCCGCTCGAGCGCCGCGACCGCGGCGATCCTCGACCACCTCGTGCGCGCCCCGCGCGGCCGTCGCGTGCGACAGCTGCTGAGCGGCGCGGCGACCCAGGTGGCCGCCGCATCCGGCCGCTCGCTCGCGACCATCACGACCGCTCGCGAGCTCCCCGCGGCCCAGCTCGACCGGCTCCGCGTCGGCCTCGAGCGCCAGTACGGCCGCACGCTGCAGCTGCAGCAGATCGTCGACCCGAAGGTCCTCGGCGGCCTCCGCGTCGCGATCGGCGACGACGTCATCGACGGCACCGTCCGCTCCAAGTTCACCGACCTCCGCCTGCAGCTCGGCTAG
- a CDS encoding L-threonylcarbamoyladenylate synthase, whose translation MPAIHDCADPASLLDGVRAARTAVAAGRCIVIPTDTVYGIAADAFSHAAVAGLLAAKGRDRGFPPPVLVADRAMASALAESIPAALEPLLDAHWPGPLTIIVRAQASLTWDLGDTGGTVALRVPDHPIAIGLLRETGPLAVSSANLHGMPAALTAQEAAEMLGDRVDAILDAGPVGGAVPEGAANGSTILDCSTDGVVRIVRQGVLPRATVAEALGELLAG comes from the coding sequence GTGCCTGCGATCCACGACTGCGCCGACCCCGCGTCCCTGCTCGACGGCGTCCGCGCTGCGCGCACGGCGGTCGCGGCGGGGCGCTGCATCGTGATCCCGACGGACACCGTCTACGGCATCGCCGCGGACGCCTTCTCGCACGCGGCCGTCGCGGGCCTCCTCGCCGCGAAGGGCCGGGACCGCGGCTTCCCGCCGCCCGTGCTCGTCGCCGACCGCGCGATGGCCTCGGCGCTCGCGGAGTCCATCCCCGCGGCGCTCGAGCCGCTGCTCGACGCGCACTGGCCGGGCCCGCTCACGATCATCGTGCGCGCCCAGGCCTCGCTCACGTGGGACCTCGGCGACACGGGCGGCACCGTGGCGCTGCGCGTGCCCGACCACCCGATCGCGATCGGCCTGCTGCGCGAGACCGGCCCGCTCGCCGTCTCGAGCGCCAACCTCCACGGGATGCCCGCCGCTCTGACGGCCCAGGAGGCCGCCGAGATGCTCGGCGACCGCGTCGACGCGATCCTCGACGCCGGGCCCGTGGGCGGCGCTGTGCCCGAGGGCGCCGCGAACGGCTCCACGATCCTCGACTGCTCGACCGACGGCGTCGTCCGCATCGTCCGCCAGGGCGTGCTGCCGCGCGCGACGGTCGCGGAGGCGCTCGGCGAGCTGCTCGCCGGGTGA
- a CDS encoding IclR family transcriptional regulator, with translation MSDAPLLVLAKIAAILDAFTLERPTLTAAQVRHATGIPASTAHRLLQNLVEHGFLDRAGDGYAIGARMAYWAGPAVRGLDLADLLSPQLTALRDATGETACCFRPEGRARVCIGVAETRHGLRREMYVGRIQPLHVGSAGRVILAWREDLLDAILAVPLQALTASTITDAGALRDAVATTRAQGFAITTGERVEAASGLSAPVFDAHAQLVGALTVMGPTLRLSRERCEALVDDVVAAADRVTAALGGRRP, from the coding sequence ATGTCCGACGCACCGCTGCTCGTGCTCGCCAAGATCGCGGCGATCCTCGACGCCTTCACGCTCGAGCGGCCGACGCTCACGGCCGCGCAGGTGCGGCACGCCACGGGCATCCCCGCCTCCACCGCCCATCGCCTGCTGCAGAACCTCGTCGAGCACGGCTTCCTCGACCGGGCGGGGGACGGGTACGCGATCGGTGCGCGCATGGCCTACTGGGCGGGGCCCGCGGTGCGCGGCCTCGACCTCGCCGACCTCCTCTCGCCGCAGCTCACGGCCCTGCGCGACGCGACGGGCGAGACGGCGTGCTGCTTCCGGCCGGAGGGGCGCGCCCGCGTCTGCATCGGCGTCGCCGAGACGCGGCACGGCCTCCGGCGCGAGATGTACGTCGGCCGCATCCAGCCGCTCCACGTCGGCAGCGCGGGCCGGGTCATCCTCGCGTGGCGCGAGGACCTGCTCGACGCGATCCTGGCCGTGCCGCTCCAGGCCCTCACGGCCTCGACGATCACCGACGCGGGGGCGCTCCGCGACGCGGTCGCGACGACGCGGGCGCAGGGGTTCGCGATCACGACGGGGGAGCGGGTGGAGGCCGCGAGCGGCCTGTCGGCGCCGGTGTTCGACGCGCACGCGCAGCTCGTCGGCGCGCTCACCGTCATGGGGCCGACGCTGCGGCTCTCGCGCGAGCGCTGCGAGGCGCTCGTCGACGACGTCGTCGCGGCGGCCGATCGCGTGACCGCGGCGCTCGGCGGCCGCCGCCCCTGA
- a CDS encoding DMT family transporter, whose protein sequence is MDWFVLIVSGLLEAVWAIALSRSEGFTKRRPTIVFGIALVASMAGLAVAMLTIPTGTAYAVWVGIGAVTTAGWAMVTRAERATLVRILLLAVLVAAVAGLKVVA, encoded by the coding sequence ATGGACTGGTTCGTCCTCATCGTCTCGGGGCTGCTCGAGGCCGTCTGGGCCATCGCGCTCTCGCGGTCCGAGGGCTTCACGAAGCGCCGCCCGACGATCGTCTTCGGCATCGCGCTCGTCGCGAGCATGGCGGGGCTGGCCGTCGCGATGCTCACGATCCCCACGGGCACCGCCTACGCCGTCTGGGTCGGGATCGGGGCGGTCACGACCGCAGGCTGGGCGATGGTGACGCGCGCCGAGCGCGCGACGCTCGTGCGCATCCTGCTGCTCGCGGTGCTCGTGGCCGCGGTCGCGGGCCTGAAGGTCGTGGCCTGA
- a CDS encoding GntP family permease, with translation MPEWSILAIVAVVIVAVVVMIVKLHVNPVIALAIGAASIGLLSGLGAMGTVETMAAGFGDTMAEAGLLIAWGVLIGSLLNRMGAITRLVETLLRAFGPKGVPYAIGISFATYLQTIFVDVMIVLAAPLARRIAPRLGKAGVGIMAATFAISLETGIALMVPGIGAVMIAASLGVPIGQMLLWGVVVVVPTVIISILLMTIAFRAGFWKAGDELAMIDDGGERDASGAGPEDAPRSVAGATRSIPVADADAQADRSGAGVLVAEHDDPTIRRLPLLVLFAPLLLSLVLIALGAILDVAGLEVPPMQFLGAPAIALLIGVIGTAVIARRVLGRTELERALVHGFKDAGQIFALTGVGGALAAVIAAGELGPLLTQYLGASAFAPILLVWAFAAILHIAVGSVTLSAMTAAGILAPVAASLGLDPVLVGLAAGAGALFCIHVTSNTFWLLQSFLGQSVRGALKSVTVGVSVASIVALGMVLLLSLVL, from the coding sequence ATGCCCGAGTGGTCCATCCTGGCGATCGTCGCGGTCGTCATCGTCGCGGTCGTCGTCATGATCGTGAAGCTGCACGTCAACCCCGTGATCGCGCTCGCGATCGGCGCCGCGTCGATCGGCCTGCTCTCGGGCCTCGGCGCCATGGGCACGGTCGAGACCATGGCCGCCGGCTTCGGCGACACCATGGCCGAGGCGGGCCTGCTCATCGCCTGGGGCGTGCTCATCGGCTCGCTGCTCAACCGCATGGGCGCCATCACCCGCCTCGTCGAGACGCTGCTGCGCGCCTTCGGCCCCAAGGGCGTGCCCTATGCGATCGGCATCTCGTTCGCGACCTACCTGCAGACGATCTTCGTCGACGTCATGATCGTGCTCGCGGCGCCGCTCGCCCGCCGCATCGCGCCGCGCCTGGGCAAGGCGGGCGTGGGCATCATGGCGGCGACCTTCGCGATCAGCCTCGAGACCGGCATCGCGCTCATGGTGCCGGGCATCGGCGCGGTGATGATCGCCGCGAGCCTCGGCGTCCCCATCGGCCAGATGCTGCTGTGGGGCGTCGTGGTCGTCGTGCCGACCGTCATCATCTCGATCCTGCTCATGACGATCGCGTTCCGAGCGGGGTTCTGGAAGGCGGGCGACGAGCTGGCGATGATCGACGACGGCGGCGAGCGCGATGCGTCCGGCGCGGGCCCCGAGGACGCCCCGCGCTCGGTCGCCGGCGCGACCCGCTCGATCCCCGTCGCCGACGCCGACGCGCAGGCCGACCGCAGCGGCGCGGGCGTGCTCGTGGCCGAGCACGACGACCCGACGATCCGCCGCCTGCCGCTCCTCGTGCTCTTCGCGCCGCTGCTGCTCTCGCTCGTGCTCATCGCGCTCGGCGCGATCCTCGACGTCGCGGGCCTCGAGGTGCCGCCGATGCAGTTCCTCGGCGCCCCCGCCATCGCGCTGCTCATCGGCGTCATCGGCACCGCCGTGATCGCGCGCCGCGTGCTCGGCCGCACCGAGCTCGAGCGCGCGCTCGTGCACGGCTTCAAGGACGCCGGCCAGATCTTCGCGCTCACGGGCGTCGGCGGCGCGCTCGCCGCGGTCATCGCCGCCGGCGAGCTGGGGCCGCTGCTCACGCAGTACCTGGGCGCCTCGGCGTTCGCGCCGATCCTGCTCGTGTGGGCCTTCGCCGCGATCCTCCACATCGCCGTGGGCTCGGTGACGCTCTCGGCCATGACCGCCGCCGGCATCCTCGCGCCCGTCGCCGCGAGCCTCGGCCTCGACCCCGTGCTCGTCGGCCTCGCGGCCGGCGCGGGCGCGCTCTTCTGCATCCACGTCACGTCGAACACCTTCTGGCTGCTGCAGTCGTTCCTCGGCCAGTCGGTGCGCGGCGCGCTCAAGTCGGTGACCGTCGGCGTCTCGGTCGCGAGCATCGTCGCGCTCGGCATGGTGCTGCTGCTCTCGCTCGTGCTCTGA
- the epsC gene encoding serine O-acetyltransferase EpsC has translation MGLLHVREDIENAKRHDPAARGSLMIALTYSTLHAVWAHRIHHRLWHAGARSLARAGSQWMRFLTGVEIHPGATLGRRFFIDHGMGVVIGETAEVGDDVMLYHGVTLGGTALDAVKRHPTLGDRVLVGAGAKVLGAIELGDDVKVGANAVVLHSHPAGTTLVGIPAQPVARDTPTGLIEYAI, from the coding sequence ATGGGCCTGCTCCACGTCCGCGAGGACATCGAGAACGCGAAGCGGCACGACCCGGCGGCGCGCGGATCGCTCATGATCGCGCTCACCTACTCGACCCTGCACGCGGTGTGGGCCCACCGCATCCACCACCGCCTCTGGCACGCCGGCGCGCGCTCGCTCGCGCGCGCCGGCAGCCAGTGGATGCGCTTCCTCACCGGCGTCGAGATCCACCCGGGCGCGACGCTCGGCCGGCGCTTCTTCATCGACCACGGCATGGGCGTCGTGATCGGCGAGACCGCCGAGGTGGGCGACGACGTCATGCTGTACCACGGCGTGACGCTCGGCGGCACCGCGCTCGACGCCGTGAAGCGGCACCCGACGCTCGGCGACCGCGTGCTCGTGGGCGCCGGCGCCAAGGTGCTCGGCGCGATCGAGCTCGGCGACGACGTCAAGGTCGGCGCGAACGCCGTCGTGCTCCACTCGCACCCCGCCGGCACGACGCTCGTCGGCATCCCGGCGCAGCCCGTCGCGCGCGACACCCCCACGGGCCTCATCGAGTACGCGATCTAG
- a CDS encoding SdpI family protein, which produces MDAQELAGAAWGLALASAAVVLGSVGAIVLVHLAGIGRLRRNPYAGIRTRTLLASDDAWRLGHRAATPITWLTGSVATLAGFGGFAAALAGSPATGAVLVVLAAISLLLGALLGAWRAHATVA; this is translated from the coding sequence ATGGATGCGCAGGAGCTCGCCGGGGCGGCATGGGGCCTGGCCCTCGCCTCGGCCGCCGTCGTGCTCGGATCGGTCGGCGCGATCGTGCTCGTGCACCTCGCCGGCATCGGGAGGCTGCGCCGCAACCCCTACGCCGGCATCCGCACGCGCACGCTCCTCGCGAGCGACGACGCGTGGCGGCTCGGCCATCGCGCAGCGACGCCCATCACGTGGCTGACGGGCTCGGTGGCGACGCTCGCCGGGTTCGGCGGCTTCGCGGCGGCGCTCGCGGGCTCGCCGGCGACGGGGGCGGTGCTCGTCGTGCTCGCGGCGATCTCGCTGCTGCTCGGCGCGCTCCTGGGCGCCTGGCGCGCGCACGCGACCGTGGCCTGA
- a CDS encoding F0F1 ATP synthase subunit B translates to MLTTPLFLAEEGAEGTPNPLLPAFYDILWSSVIFVVLLVIFWKVVLPRMQALLDERSAAIEGGIKKAEEAQAEAAAALETYTTQLAEARAEASRIKDQARTDAAKIEADLKARANDEAERITAQAHQRIEAERQAAFSSLKHEVGTLAIDLSEKVVGESMDDARSAAIVDRFLADLERDGAAR, encoded by the coding sequence ATGCTGACCACTCCTCTCTTCCTCGCGGAGGAAGGCGCAGAGGGCACGCCCAACCCGCTGCTCCCCGCGTTCTACGACATCCTGTGGTCGTCGGTCATCTTCGTCGTCCTCCTGGTCATCTTCTGGAAGGTCGTCCTCCCGCGCATGCAGGCGCTCCTCGACGAGCGCTCCGCTGCGATCGAGGGCGGCATCAAGAAGGCCGAGGAGGCCCAGGCCGAGGCGGCCGCGGCGCTCGAGACCTACACGACCCAGCTCGCCGAGGCACGCGCCGAGGCCAGCCGGATCAAGGATCAGGCCCGCACCGACGCCGCCAAGATCGAGGCCGACCTCAAGGCTCGCGCCAACGACGAGGCCGAGCGCATCACGGCGCAGGCGCACCAGCGCATCGAGGCCGAGCGCCAGGCGGCGTTCTCGTCCCTCAAGCACGAGGTGGGCACGCTCGCGATCGACCTCTCCGAGAAGGTCGTGGGCGAGTCGATGGACGACGCGCGCAGCGCGGCGATCGTCGACCGCTTCCTCGCCGACCTCGAGCGCGACGGGGCGGCCCGCTAG